The sequence GAACATGAAAAACGCGCCTCCAGCAAAAAGTCCTTACCAACCCGACGCGCCCTGGCGTCTTTCAGAAGGACGGAATCGGAGACCGCCTCCAGGCGTAATCCCGTCCCGAGCCCCGGCCCCTCGCCCATGATGCGATGCGAGGAGAAAAGGGCTAGTTCGTCCGCAAGGCCAAGCGCCATGAACGACGTCAAAACCCTCGCCCCCCCCTCGACCATAAGGCTGAGAACCCCCTCCTCCACCAGACAGGAAAGTGCCGCACCGAGGTCCACGAGCCCCCGAGATTCGGGGATCCTGCGGATTCGGGCTCCGGCTTCAGCCAAGGCCTCGGCTTTGGCGGTGTCGCTGCAGCAGGTGAGGATCAGGCACCCGCCAGAGACGACCTTGGCTCCGATTGGAGTGGAAAGCCTGGAATCCAGGACGACACGAAGGGGATGCCGTCCCTCCGTGTGCCGCACGGTCAGCTCGGGGTCATCCCGAAGCACGGTGCCGACGCCCACCAGCACGGCATCGTGGGAAGCACGCATCCGATGCGCCCACTGCCGTGCCTCGGGACCTGTAATCCACCGGCTCTCCCCATTCGTCAGGGCAATACGCCCATCGAGCCCGGCTGCGGCCTTGAGCGTCACCCAGGGACGCCCCAAGGTCTGAACTCGGACAAAGCCCCTATTCAGCCACCGGCACTCCGGCTCCAGGCAGGGTCCGGCCACCTCGACCCCTCCGGTGCGCAGGACCTCCAGCCCCTTGCGATCCACCCTGGGATTTGGGTCCGTCATCCCCGCGACGACGCGCGCTACGCCCTCCTCCACGAGACGGGGTGCGCAGGGCGGCGTCCTGCCGACATGACAGCAGGGCTCGAGGTTGACATAGGCCGTAGCGCCGCGGGCCGTCTCCCCACGGCGGGCAAGGTCCTCGAGGGCCGCGACCTCCGCGTGGTCCGCGCCGCAACGCGCATGGTATCCCTCACCTATCACGCGATCGTCGCGAACGAGGACGCAACCCACCATGGGATTGGGCGACGTCTTCCCCGTTCCCCGGCAGGCCAACGACAGCGCACGACGCATGTAATATTCGTCTATTTTACGATCGGACACGATTTTGTCCATCTCCTTGTACCGAAAACCATAGTCTGACCATCCTTACTATTATACCGGAAGAACGCCTCCGAAAACGAAGATCAGCCCATTCCTGCCCTCGACGGCCCAGTCCGTCCATTCGTCATGCGTGGTTCTTCGCAAGGAAAGTATCCCGTTTCCGCAAACATGGTGTATGATTTGGACTCATTGTACTTTTTATCTTCACCGAAAAAACAGTAGAGGCAGGGTGGACATCCATGGCACGGAACAACTCGGAAAGGACAAACAAACTTCTCATTTTTTGTCTCTTCATCTGCTTCCTCCTCCCGTTACCCGCTCCCTCCGCCCACGCCGAAAGCCCGGCCTCGGACTTCTTACGGCTGGCCGGCAAGCTGACCCCCGGGATGACCTTCACCGCTACCGAGGAGCTTCTCGGCCCCCCTGCGGAGACGCATCCGGTCGGAGGCGACGCCGCTCTCCTCCGCAAATCGTGGCTGCACGGGGAGCTGGGCATCGAAATTTATTTCCTGAAGGAGGCGGCCTACCGGATCGATCTCTCACACCGCTTCGAGGGCAAGCTCGATCTGCTGCGTACCCTGGACGAGCTTACGCGCCAGGGACAAAGGACGTACGGGTCCATGCCGCGCTTCGACACCCAAAAAAACGAATACTACTGGGAATCGGGAGGCCGTCGCCTCTCGTTTTCCCGATACGACTCCCAGACGATACGCGTACGCCACAGCAACGCTCCTTGATGGTGACGATTGCGGCCCGATGCGATGCAAGGGAGGCATCCGCCCCATTTTTACAGGGACCGTGCCGCGACGGACGCTTTTTCCGCGTTTTCGGTTTTCAAGGTGATCCGTTTCTAAGGTAGGAGGGCTTTTTTTGAGAGGAATTTCGCGTTTTTCGGCAGGAACCTTCCTGATGTTCGTCCTCTTTGCACACTTCATGGCAGGCGGCATTGCGGAGGGCAAGGGCATCCCAAGCGTCAGGAAGCAGAGCTACGACGTGGTTGTGGCCGGAGGCGGAATTGGAGGGATCGCGGCCGCCATACAGGCCGCCCGGCTCGGAGCCAGCGTCCTTGTCGTCGAGCCAAGCGCCTGGATCGGAGGACAGGCAACAGCCGCCGGGGTCTCTACCATGGACGACCTCAGCCGTCTCCGCAGTGGGCTTTACCTCGAATTCATCACCAAGCTCCGCGGATACTACGAGCCGTTGGGCAAATCCATGGGGACGTGCTATTGGGACGCCCGAAGCGTGGCCTTCGAACCCTATATCGGTCAGCGCATGCTCTACGAGATGATCGACGAGACCCGCAAGGGAGGCCAGAACACTCTGGACATCCTCCTCTCCTCCACGGTGACGGAGGTGCGGCGCGAGAAGCGGACGGTGCGGGGCCTGACCGTCCACAACGCCGGCGGAGCCCACAAAATCACCTGCCGCGTCCTGATCGACGCGACGGAGTACGGGGATATCCTGCCCCTGGCAAAAACCGCGTATCGAGCCGGAAACTCCATCTCGCCCTTCGTCGATCCCGAAGCCATGATCCAGGACATCACCTGGGTCGCCGTCATTCAAAAGTATCCGGGCGGCATCCCCGGCCATCTGCGCATGACAACGCCCCTGCCCGGCTACGAACTGGCTCGGCGCAACTACGAGAGTTACGTCACCCGGGACGGGATGGACTTCAAGGGGACCTATCCCGTAACGCTGCCGGTCAACTTCGTCAGCCACAACGCCTATCGCGGCCTCCCCGACTCCTCCTCCCATTGGGGCTACGATGCGAACCGGGAGAACTGGCCCCATATCTCCAAGTGCGGCGTCAATTGGGGCAACGACTATCCGGGGAAATACGGCTGGAACGGAAAGCGGGGTCTGCCCGCCGCCTACCTGGAGAACCCCGACCTCCGCAGGAGGGTGGAGCGGGACGCGCTGATCAAGACCCTCCACTTCATTTACTACATGCAAAACGAGCTGGGAGAGAATTGGTCCGTCGCGGACGACGAATATCATCATCCCGTCCTGCCTCAGGCCGCCGAGGGCCTGCCCGACGAGTGGCTGGAGATCGTCCGGCGCATGCCCCCCATCCCCTACGTCCGGGAGTCGCGTCGTATCGTGGGGGATTTCACCCTGACCTCCGCGGAACTGCTGAAAAACTCCCTGAGCTACAGGGACGGCCAGACCAATCAGGAATTCCCGGACGCCATCGCCATCGGAGGCTACATCCTCGATCTGCACGGTGCGGACACGGATTCTGACATGGAATGGATCTTCGACGAGAAGGCGGCTGCGGTACAGCACAACCGGCCGAGAGGCCCGTTTCAGGTCCCCCTGCGCGCACTCGTTCCACAGGACACGGACGGCCTGCTCGCGGCGGAAAAAAATCTGTCCATGTCCCGCCTGGCCGCCGGGGCGCTGCGCCTTCAGCCCATATCCATGATGACTGGCCAGGCCGCAGGCGCCCTTGCCGCCCTGTCCATCCGGGACGGCGTCCAACCCCGAGCGCTTCCCGCCGTCCGCGTCCAGCGCGCCCTGCTGGAGGCCGGGGTGGTGCTGTCGCTCTGCAAATACTCGGACGTTCCTCCGGCACACCCTTACCACAACGCCACGCAAATCGCCAATCTCTACAGGCTGGTCGTTCCGGTCGAACCCCCTCACGCCCCGTCCTACAACATCAGCGACCTCGACGACGCCGTCCTGGCCATGGCCATCATCAAGGGACACGACAAGGGCGTCTTCGGCGTGGACGAGATGCTGACGTGGCGCGAGACCGTCGCCATGATGGAAAAGGCCCGCTCGGCATCCGGAACGGCCCTGGGCAACATTCCTCCTCTCGGGGACAAACCCGACGCCTTCGTGAATCGGGGCCAGTTCGCCAAAGCCCTCTGCGATGCCTTCGGCTTTCTTCAGCCCGGCGTATTCGCCAATGGGGGGGAGAAAGGGCAGTTCTTCTCCCTGCCGGAGCACCCCAACACCCCGGCGGTAGCAGCCCTTGCGCCTCTCGGCATCCTGGATCTCTACAAGTCGGAGCGGGAATTTCGATTCGGCCGTCCGGTGACGCGGGGGGAAGCCGCAGAGATGGTGATGAGGGCGATGACCATCGCAAAGCTGCCCTGATTCTTCTCCCGAAGCACAGGGAGCCCGTGAGGGGCTCCCGTTGCCGAGGGCATCTGTATCCATCTAAACAAACGCTAAAAAGCTGGAAAATAAGATGGACCGTCAATTTTCCGCATCCCCCCGCTCGTTCGAGGAGCATTCCGATCGCTCCCCGAACGGGCGGGGTTTTTCATTCCAGCATCATAGGATAAGCCCCATCTTCTTGACACCCTGGACACTTGTCGCCAGAAGAGCCTGTTCCCGAACCCTACTTCGCTCCCGGCAACGGCAGTAACGACAGCCGTGCACTTCCTTCACGTCGTCGAAGCCTCTCCACTGTCCGCCTCCGACCTCAAGTTCCAGGCGGTGTTTTGCAACTTCCTCACGCCATCCTGCCGCCACCGGCATTCCGGCTGCGGTTGCATTACAAGGGCGAGAGGAGGATAATGGAACGGCTTATCGAGATGTTTTTTAAAATGATACGATAGGCGCGTTCGATCCGATCCTCTTCTTTTCGAATTCCATCTTGCCCCGAACGGAGGGACGCCCATGTGGAGCCTGTACGACGCATTGATCTCGGGGATCCCCAGCGGGCTCACCGTCAGCGCCTACAACCTCGGGTGCCGCTGGACGACGGTTGCTGCGGCAGGGAACGTCGGCATCGCCCATACGACGCACGGAAGGGGTCCGGATCGTCTGCACGACGGGCCCCTGACGGGCATGGCCCTGCGGGATGCGGCCGCCCTGGCCAAATCCTGGGACTTTCCAGAGGCCTCCTTGGGCGTCGCGGCCATCAACGCCTACTACAACACCTGGGACAGGGCCCGGTCGCTCCCGGGCTTCAAGGCAGCGGACGAGCTGAGGGACGACATCGGGAGCCGGACGGAGAAGAACGCCTTTTACGCGTTCCGGGACGAGATTGAGGGGAAAAGAGTCGCCATTGTCGGGCATTTTCCTCATATCGAAGAACGGATTGCGCCGCTGTGCCGGCTCTCCATCCTGGAGCGCACCCCCTCCCGGGGCGACTACCCCGACAGCGCCTGTGAGTACATCCTGCCGGATCAGGACTACGTCTTCATCACCGGCATGACCCTGGTCAACAAGACGCTGCCGCGCCTTCTGCAGATCTGCGGAGACGCCCGGGTGTCGCTGGTGGGCCCGACGGTGCCGCTCGCCCCGATTCTTTTCGCCCACGGGGTCGACAACCTCTCCGGGTTCGTCTGCACGGAGCCGGAGAGGGTGGACGAGACCGTTCGGCGCGGCTGTTCGATGGAGATCTTCACGGGCGGGCGCATGGTCAGCATCGACGCGCTCAGCGCCGGGGGACGTTCGGAATGACCGCCGGGAGCGGACCGGGCATGGACGACGCCCTGGATTACGACTCGATCGCCAGCGAGGTCTTTGCGCCGCTGTATCCCGTGGTCGCGGAGGCAATCCTGAAGCGCACCGGCATCCTCTCCGGCAGGATGCTGGACATCGGATGCGGGGGCGGGCACCTGGGCTATGCCGTCATGGAGAAGGCCGAGTTCGAGGGCTGGCTTCTCGACATCTCTCCCGATGCCGTCGCCCTCTGCCGGAGACGCTCGCTCGAACTGGGACTGGAGGACAGGAGCCGCTGCCTCGTCGGGGATGTTCATGCCCTGCCGTTCGGGGACGCTTTTTTCGACCTCGTCGTCAGTCGGGGTTCTCTCGGGTTCTGGCGCGATTATCCCTTGGCGTTTCGGGAGATCCGCAGAGTGCTGAAGCCCGGCGGAAAGGCCTACGTCGGAGGCGGGCTCGGGAACCGGGAGACGTTCGAGCGGATAAGGGGGCCCGGATGCGGGAGCTCGATCCGGACTGGCCCGCCAGTATCAGGAAAAAACAGCGCAACGCCTCCACCGCGGAGCTCCGCGACATCATAGAACGCCTGGGGCTCGGATGCGAGGTCGTGGAGAGCGAGGACGAAGGCCGATGGTTCGTCCTGTCGCGGCCGGGGCCCTGACATGGGAAGGCTGCGCCCGGAACTTCTTCCGAAAGGGCGGATATGGCCGTTGATGGTGGCCGCCCCCGTCG is a genomic window of Fretibacterium sp. OH1220_COT-178 containing:
- the ribD gene encoding bifunctional diaminohydroxyphosphoribosylaminopyrimidine deaminase/5-amino-6-(5-phosphoribosylamino)uracil reductase RibD, with the translated sequence MSDRKIDEYYMRRALSLACRGTGKTSPNPMVGCVLVRDDRVIGEGYHARCGADHAEVAALEDLARRGETARGATAYVNLEPCCHVGRTPPCAPRLVEEGVARVVAGMTDPNPRVDRKGLEVLRTGGVEVAGPCLEPECRWLNRGFVRVQTLGRPWVTLKAAAGLDGRIALTNGESRWITGPEARQWAHRMRASHDAVLVGVGTVLRDDPELTVRHTEGRHPLRVVLDSRLSTPIGAKVVSGGCLILTCCSDTAKAEALAEAGARIRRIPESRGLVDLGAALSCLVEEGVLSLMVEGGARVLTSFMALGLADELALFSSHRIMGEGPGLGTGLRLEAVSDSVLLKDARARRVGKDFLLEARFSCSPDL
- a CDS encoding FAD-dependent oxidoreductase — protein: MRGISRFSAGTFLMFVLFAHFMAGGIAEGKGIPSVRKQSYDVVVAGGGIGGIAAAIQAARLGASVLVVEPSAWIGGQATAAGVSTMDDLSRLRSGLYLEFITKLRGYYEPLGKSMGTCYWDARSVAFEPYIGQRMLYEMIDETRKGGQNTLDILLSSTVTEVRREKRTVRGLTVHNAGGAHKITCRVLIDATEYGDILPLAKTAYRAGNSISPFVDPEAMIQDITWVAVIQKYPGGIPGHLRMTTPLPGYELARRNYESYVTRDGMDFKGTYPVTLPVNFVSHNAYRGLPDSSSHWGYDANRENWPHISKCGVNWGNDYPGKYGWNGKRGLPAAYLENPDLRRRVERDALIKTLHFIYYMQNELGENWSVADDEYHHPVLPQAAEGLPDEWLEIVRRMPPIPYVRESRRIVGDFTLTSAELLKNSLSYRDGQTNQEFPDAIAIGGYILDLHGADTDSDMEWIFDEKAAAVQHNRPRGPFQVPLRALVPQDTDGLLAAEKNLSMSRLAAGALRLQPISMMTGQAAGALAALSIRDGVQPRALPAVRVQRALLEAGVVLSLCKYSDVPPAHPYHNATQIANLYRLVVPVEPPHAPSYNISDLDDAVLAMAIIKGHDKGVFGVDEMLTWRETVAMMEKARSASGTALGNIPPLGDKPDAFVNRGQFAKALCDAFGFLQPGVFANGGEKGQFFSLPEHPNTPAVAALAPLGILDLYKSEREFRFGRPVTRGEAAEMVMRAMTIAKLP
- a CDS encoding DUF364 domain-containing protein, with amino-acid sequence MWSLYDALISGIPSGLTVSAYNLGCRWTTVAAAGNVGIAHTTHGRGPDRLHDGPLTGMALRDAAALAKSWDFPEASLGVAAINAYYNTWDRARSLPGFKAADELRDDIGSRTEKNAFYAFRDEIEGKRVAIVGHFPHIEERIAPLCRLSILERTPSRGDYPDSACEYILPDQDYVFITGMTLVNKTLPRLLQICGDARVSLVGPTVPLAPILFAHGVDNLSGFVCTEPERVDETVRRGCSMEIFTGGRMVSIDALSAGGRSE
- a CDS encoding class I SAM-dependent methyltransferase; the protein is MTAGSGPGMDDALDYDSIASEVFAPLYPVVAEAILKRTGILSGRMLDIGCGGGHLGYAVMEKAEFEGWLLDISPDAVALCRRRSLELGLEDRSRCLVGDVHALPFGDAFFDLVVSRGSLGFWRDYPLAFREIRRVLKPGGKAYVGGGLGNRETFERIRGPGCGSSIRTGPPVSGKNSATPPPRSSATS